In Capsicum annuum cultivar UCD-10X-F1 chromosome 7, UCD10Xv1.1, whole genome shotgun sequence, one genomic interval encodes:
- the LOC107877950 gene encoding L-arabinokinase isoform X1: MVGSEKKSIVFAYYVTGHGFGHATRVAEVVRHLIQAGHEVHVVTGAPDYVYTTKTQSPGLFIRKVLLDCGAVQADALTVDRLASLEKYIQTAVLTRDSILAAEVEWLKSIKADLVISDVVPVACRAAADAGIRAICCTNFSWDFIYAGYVMAAGCHNRSIIWQIAEDYSQCEFVIRLPGYCPMPAFRDVIDVPLVVRRLHKTREKVREDLGILDSHKVLIYNFGGQPAGWKLKKEYLPEGWICLVSYSNPLVCGASEDQEMPSNFIKLPKDFYTPDAIAASDVLLGKVGYGTTSEALAYKVPLVFVRRDYFNEEPFLRNMIEHYQAGVEMIRRDLLSGCWAPYIERAITLKPCYDGGVNGGEVAARIIQDTAMGINHISHGLSGARRLGDAIVLGYQLQRITGKDIAIPEWYSLAQSELSSRTQFPNKEVPDRSSLTRQSDYFAILHGDHQGLPDTLGFLKSLAEIESSGNPQNNIKLQTREHLAAAAMFSWEEEIFVSRAPGRLDVMGGIADYSGSLVLQMPTRESCHVAIQRNHPSKHKLWKHAQARQPKEGPTAVLQIVSFGSEFGNRGPTFDMDLSDFMEDGRPITYEKAYNYFARDPAQKWAAYVAGTILVLITELGIRFEDSISILVSSGVPEGKGVSSSAAIEVASMTAVAASHGLNLDPRHLALLCQKVENHIVGAPCGVMDQMASACGEANKLLAMVCQPAEVLGLVDIPPTIRFWGIDSGIRHSVGSSDYKSVRVGAFMGRKIIKSSASVELHSSLSNISTPQQINGLNPDDADADGRNLLETEASLDYLCNLSAHRYEASYATRLPESLSGRDFVEKYLDHDDSVTTIDKECNYAVRAPTRHPIYENFRVKAFKALLSAAVSNYQLSALGELMYQCHYSYSACGLGSNGTDRLVNLVQEMQHSKSSESEGGTLFGAKITGGGSGGTICVIGRNCLRSNEQLIEIQQRYKAATGFLPYVFEGSSPGAAKFGHLQIRFRPSLTE; the protein is encoded by the exons GTTGTCCGTCATCTAATTCAAGCAGGACACGAAGTTCATGTGGTTACGGGTGCTCCTGACTATGTTTATACTACTAAGACACAGTCTCCTGGACTTTTTATCCGTAAG GTTCTATTGGACTGTGGTGCTGTTCAAGCAGATGCTTTGACAGTTGACCGTCTTGCTTCACTGGAAAAG TATATCCAGACAGCCGTACTAACCAGGGATTCGATCTTGGCAGCAGAAGTTGAATGGTTGAAATCTATCAAGGCTGACTTAGTG ATCTCAGATGTAGTTCCTGTTGCATGCCGAGCAGCTGCAGATGCTGGAATTCGTGCAATTTGCTGCACAAACTTCAG TTGGGATTTCATCTATGCTGGTTATGTTATGGCTGCtggatgtcacaatcgttcaatAATTTGGCAG ATAGCGGAGGATTATTCTCAATGTGAGTTTGTAATTCGTCTGCCAGGATACTGCCCAA TGCCTGCTTTCCGGGATGTAATTGATGTTCCCCTTGTTGTGAGAAGGTTACACAAAACTCGGGAAAAG GTTCGGGAAGACCTTGGAATTCTAGACAGCCATAAAGtccttatttataattttggtgGGCAG CCTGCTGGTTGGAAGCTGAAAAAGGAATATCTGCCTGAAGGATGGATATGCTTGGTTAGTTATTCTAATCCTTTG GTCTGTGGTGCTTCTGAAGATCAGGAGATGCCTTCCAACTTCATAAAACTTCCGAAGGACTTTTACACTCCTGATGCAATTGCAGCTTCAGACGTCTTGCTCG GTAAAGTTGGATATGGCACAACAAGTGAAGCCTTGGCATACAAGGTGCCACTTGTCTTTGTACGCAGAGATTACTTTAATGAAGAACCATTTCTGAGGAATATGATTGAG CATTACCAAGCTGGTGTAGAGATGATCCGGAGGGATTTGCTCAGTGGATGCTGGGCTCCCTATATTGAACGTGCTATTACACTGAAACCATGCTATGATGGAGGAGTCAATGGTGGCGAG GTGGCTGCTAGAATAATTCAAGATACAGCTATGGGAATAAATCACATTTCACATGGG CTTAGTGGAGCGCGGAGGCTGGGAGATGCTATTGTCCTTGGTTATCAGCTTCAAAGGATTACTGGAAAAGATATTGCTATCCCTGAATGGTATTCACTTGCTCAAAGTGAACTTAGTTCACGCACTCAATTCCCAAATAAGGAAGTTCCCGATCGTAGCAGTCTTACAAGACA AAGTGATTACTTTGCAATTCTTCATGGAGATCATCAAGGGCTCCCCGATACACTTGGTTTCTTGAAGAGCTTGGCTGAAATAGAGTCCTCAGGTAATCCTCAAAATAATATCAAGCTCCAAACACGCGAACATCTGGCTGCTGCTGCAATGTTCAGTTGGGAG GAAGAAATTTTTGTTTCAAGAGCACCCGGAAGATTGGACGTAATGGGAGGAATTGCCGACTATTCTGGTAGTTTAGTGCTACAG ATGCCTACCAGGGAGTCATGCCATGTCGCGATTCAGAGAAACCATCCAAGCAAGCACAAATTGTGGAAACATGCTCAGGCTAGGCAGCCCAAGGAAGGACCCACTGCTGTACTTCAAATT GTATCATTTGGCTCAGAATTTGGTAATCGTGGACCAACTTTTGACATGGACCTTTCTGATTTTATGGAGGATGGACGGCCAATTACATATGAGAAAGCATACAATTATTTTGCCCGAGACCCAGCCCAGAA GTGGGCAGCATATGTTGCTGGGACAATTCTGGTACTGATTACTGAATTAGGCATCCGTTTTGAGGATAGCATTAGCATTCTG GTAAGTTCTGGTGTTCCTGAGGGCAAAGGTGTATCTTCTTCTGCTGCTATAGAAGTGGCCAGCATGACTGCTGTTGCTGCTTCTCATG GATTGAACCTTGACCCCCGACATCTGGCTCTGCTTTGCCAAAAG GTGGAGAATCATATTGTTGGAGCTCCTTGCGGAGTAATGGATCAGATGGCTTCTGCATGTGGAGAGGCCAACAAGCTTCTTGCTATGGTGTGTCAG cctgCTGAGGTTCTAGGACTTGTTGACATTCCACCCACCATCCGATTTTGGGGAATTGATTCTGGAATAAGACACAG TGTTGGCAGTTCGGACTACAAATCTGTTAGAGTTGGTGCATTTATGGGTAGGAAGATAATAAAGTCCTCTGCTTCTGTGGAGTTGCACTCCTCCTTGTCAAACATTTCCACTCCCCAGCAAATCAACGGGTTGAACCCTGACGATGCTGATGCAGATGGAAGGAATCTTCTTGAAACAGAGGCTTCTCTGGATTACCTTTGCAACCTCTCAGCTCATAG ATATGAGGCTTCTTATGCAACTAGACTTCCAGAGTCTTTATCTGGCCGAGATTTTGTGGAGAAGTATCTTGATCATGATGATTCTGTAACTACAATTGATAAGGAGTGTAATTATGCTGTGAGAGCACCCACTAGGCATCCCATCTATGAGAACTTCCGAGTTAAG GCTTTCAAAGCATTATTATCAGCTGCAGTTTCCAATTATCAACTATCTGCACTTGGAGAGTTGATGTATCAG TGTCATTACAGCTACAGTGCATGTGGTCTTGGGTCAAATGGGACAGATAGGCTGGTTAACTTGGTACAAGAAATGCAGCACTCTAAATCATCAGAATCTGAAGGTGGAACTTTGTTTGGGGCAAAGATAACAGGTGGAGGTTCTGGTGGAACAATTTGTGTTATCGGGAGGAACTGTTTAAGAAGCAATGAACAACTTATTGAG ATTCAGCAAAGATACAAAGCTGCCACTGGATTCTTGCCATATGTGTTTGAAGGTTCTTCACCTGGAGCTGCCAAATTTGGTCATCTCCAAATACGCTTTCGACCCTCTTTGACTGAATAA
- the LOC107877950 gene encoding L-arabinokinase isoform X3, producing MVGSEKKSIVFAYYVTGHGFGHATRVAEVVRHLIQAGHEVHVVTGAPDYVYTTKTQSPGLFIRKVLLDCGAVQADALTVDRLASLEKYIQTAVLTRDSILAAEVEWLKSIKADLVISDVVPVACRAAADAGIRAICCTNFSWDFIYAGYVMAAGCHNRSIIWQIAEDYSQCEFVIRLPGYCPMPAFRDVIDVPLVVRRLHKTREKVREDLGILDSHKVLIYNFGGQPAGWKLKKEYLPEGWICLVCGASEDQEMPSNFIKLPKDFYTPDAIAASDVLLGKVGYGTTSEALAYKVPLVFVRRDYFNEEPFLRNMIEHYQAGVEMIRRDLLSGCWAPYIERAITLKPCYDGGVNGGEVAARIIQDTAMGINHISHGLSGARRLGDAIVLGYQLQRITGKDIAIPEWYSLAQSELSSRTQFPNKEVPDRSSLTRQSDYFAILHGDHQGLPDTLGFLKSLAEIESSGNPQNNIKLQTREHLAAAAMFSWEEEIFVSRAPGRLDVMGGIADYSGSLVLQMPTRESCHVAIQRNHPSKHKLWKHAQARQPKEGPTAVLQIVSFGSEFGNRGPTFDMDLSDFMEDGRPITYEKAYNYFARDPAQKWAAYVAGTILVLITELGIRFEDSISILVSSGVPEGKGVSSSAAIEVASMTAVAASHGLNLDPRHLALLCQKVENHIVGAPCGVMDQMASACGEANKLLAMVCQPAEVLGLVDIPPTIRFWGIDSGIRHSVGSSDYKSVRVGAFMGRKIIKSSASVELHSSLSNISTPQQINGLNPDDADADGRNLLETEASLDYLCNLSAHRYEASYATRLPESLSGRDFVEKYLDHDDSVTTIDKECNYAVRAPTRHPIYENFRVKAFKALLSAAVSNYQLSALGELMYQCHYSYSACGLGSNGTDRLVNLVQEMQHSKSSESEGGTLFGAKITGGGSGGTICVIGRNCLRSNEQLIEIQQRYKAATGFLPYVFEGSSPGAAKFGHLQIRFRPSLTE from the exons GTTGTCCGTCATCTAATTCAAGCAGGACACGAAGTTCATGTGGTTACGGGTGCTCCTGACTATGTTTATACTACTAAGACACAGTCTCCTGGACTTTTTATCCGTAAG GTTCTATTGGACTGTGGTGCTGTTCAAGCAGATGCTTTGACAGTTGACCGTCTTGCTTCACTGGAAAAG TATATCCAGACAGCCGTACTAACCAGGGATTCGATCTTGGCAGCAGAAGTTGAATGGTTGAAATCTATCAAGGCTGACTTAGTG ATCTCAGATGTAGTTCCTGTTGCATGCCGAGCAGCTGCAGATGCTGGAATTCGTGCAATTTGCTGCACAAACTTCAG TTGGGATTTCATCTATGCTGGTTATGTTATGGCTGCtggatgtcacaatcgttcaatAATTTGGCAG ATAGCGGAGGATTATTCTCAATGTGAGTTTGTAATTCGTCTGCCAGGATACTGCCCAA TGCCTGCTTTCCGGGATGTAATTGATGTTCCCCTTGTTGTGAGAAGGTTACACAAAACTCGGGAAAAG GTTCGGGAAGACCTTGGAATTCTAGACAGCCATAAAGtccttatttataattttggtgGGCAG CCTGCTGGTTGGAAGCTGAAAAAGGAATATCTGCCTGAAGGATGGATATGCTTG GTCTGTGGTGCTTCTGAAGATCAGGAGATGCCTTCCAACTTCATAAAACTTCCGAAGGACTTTTACACTCCTGATGCAATTGCAGCTTCAGACGTCTTGCTCG GTAAAGTTGGATATGGCACAACAAGTGAAGCCTTGGCATACAAGGTGCCACTTGTCTTTGTACGCAGAGATTACTTTAATGAAGAACCATTTCTGAGGAATATGATTGAG CATTACCAAGCTGGTGTAGAGATGATCCGGAGGGATTTGCTCAGTGGATGCTGGGCTCCCTATATTGAACGTGCTATTACACTGAAACCATGCTATGATGGAGGAGTCAATGGTGGCGAG GTGGCTGCTAGAATAATTCAAGATACAGCTATGGGAATAAATCACATTTCACATGGG CTTAGTGGAGCGCGGAGGCTGGGAGATGCTATTGTCCTTGGTTATCAGCTTCAAAGGATTACTGGAAAAGATATTGCTATCCCTGAATGGTATTCACTTGCTCAAAGTGAACTTAGTTCACGCACTCAATTCCCAAATAAGGAAGTTCCCGATCGTAGCAGTCTTACAAGACA AAGTGATTACTTTGCAATTCTTCATGGAGATCATCAAGGGCTCCCCGATACACTTGGTTTCTTGAAGAGCTTGGCTGAAATAGAGTCCTCAGGTAATCCTCAAAATAATATCAAGCTCCAAACACGCGAACATCTGGCTGCTGCTGCAATGTTCAGTTGGGAG GAAGAAATTTTTGTTTCAAGAGCACCCGGAAGATTGGACGTAATGGGAGGAATTGCCGACTATTCTGGTAGTTTAGTGCTACAG ATGCCTACCAGGGAGTCATGCCATGTCGCGATTCAGAGAAACCATCCAAGCAAGCACAAATTGTGGAAACATGCTCAGGCTAGGCAGCCCAAGGAAGGACCCACTGCTGTACTTCAAATT GTATCATTTGGCTCAGAATTTGGTAATCGTGGACCAACTTTTGACATGGACCTTTCTGATTTTATGGAGGATGGACGGCCAATTACATATGAGAAAGCATACAATTATTTTGCCCGAGACCCAGCCCAGAA GTGGGCAGCATATGTTGCTGGGACAATTCTGGTACTGATTACTGAATTAGGCATCCGTTTTGAGGATAGCATTAGCATTCTG GTAAGTTCTGGTGTTCCTGAGGGCAAAGGTGTATCTTCTTCTGCTGCTATAGAAGTGGCCAGCATGACTGCTGTTGCTGCTTCTCATG GATTGAACCTTGACCCCCGACATCTGGCTCTGCTTTGCCAAAAG GTGGAGAATCATATTGTTGGAGCTCCTTGCGGAGTAATGGATCAGATGGCTTCTGCATGTGGAGAGGCCAACAAGCTTCTTGCTATGGTGTGTCAG cctgCTGAGGTTCTAGGACTTGTTGACATTCCACCCACCATCCGATTTTGGGGAATTGATTCTGGAATAAGACACAG TGTTGGCAGTTCGGACTACAAATCTGTTAGAGTTGGTGCATTTATGGGTAGGAAGATAATAAAGTCCTCTGCTTCTGTGGAGTTGCACTCCTCCTTGTCAAACATTTCCACTCCCCAGCAAATCAACGGGTTGAACCCTGACGATGCTGATGCAGATGGAAGGAATCTTCTTGAAACAGAGGCTTCTCTGGATTACCTTTGCAACCTCTCAGCTCATAG ATATGAGGCTTCTTATGCAACTAGACTTCCAGAGTCTTTATCTGGCCGAGATTTTGTGGAGAAGTATCTTGATCATGATGATTCTGTAACTACAATTGATAAGGAGTGTAATTATGCTGTGAGAGCACCCACTAGGCATCCCATCTATGAGAACTTCCGAGTTAAG GCTTTCAAAGCATTATTATCAGCTGCAGTTTCCAATTATCAACTATCTGCACTTGGAGAGTTGATGTATCAG TGTCATTACAGCTACAGTGCATGTGGTCTTGGGTCAAATGGGACAGATAGGCTGGTTAACTTGGTACAAGAAATGCAGCACTCTAAATCATCAGAATCTGAAGGTGGAACTTTGTTTGGGGCAAAGATAACAGGTGGAGGTTCTGGTGGAACAATTTGTGTTATCGGGAGGAACTGTTTAAGAAGCAATGAACAACTTATTGAG ATTCAGCAAAGATACAAAGCTGCCACTGGATTCTTGCCATATGTGTTTGAAGGTTCTTCACCTGGAGCTGCCAAATTTGGTCATCTCCAAATACGCTTTCGACCCTCTTTGACTGAATAA